A single window of Gossypium arboreum isolate Shixiya-1 chromosome 13, ASM2569848v2, whole genome shotgun sequence DNA harbors:
- the LOC108456982 gene encoding type II inositol polyphosphate 5-phosphatase 15-like isoform X2: protein MDANDDVPDLSPRIFDRYASSSDDDSHPSYPSLHSTNRRLDYMIQFLDRNLLPQNTSRPKPSLPEFVAKGGGQGIFTLPDRKPLHPNRPPYLQLRPHPLRETQFGRFLKTIASTDGQLWAGSESGAVRVWELKDLYEEGEEEEAAPFRESSAILSNGNGNGNAAVMCMVGDEGNGVVWSGHKDGKIRGWKMDCESGGFKEGWCWQAHRGPVLSVVFTCYGDLWSGSEGGNIRIWPWESINNALSLSMEERHMASSLMGKSFIDLRSQVAVNGFSSILNSDIKCLLSDNIRAKVWSSGYLSFALWDARTRELLKVFNIDGQIENRADLSLVPDFAMEDEIKMKIVASSKKEKTQSSFGFFQQSRNAIMGAADAVRRVAAKGGFLDDSRRIEALTITIDGMIWVGCANGMLIQWDGNGNRIQDIQPHPSAVLCLCSFRSKIWAGYASGTVHALDLDGNKLGEWVAHSSPVLKMAIGAGYIYTLAKHGGIRGWSITSPGPLDGILYSELTAKGFLYTRMENLTILTGTWNVAQGRASKGSLESWLHSAVSDVGIIVIGLQEVEMGAGFLAMSAVRESVGRDGSAVGQWWLDMIDETLHDMMERKSQDVMGKQSHQWRKFERVGSRQLAGMLIAVWVKDNLKPDVGDIDAAAVPCGFGRAIGNKGAVGLRLRVYDRIFCFVNCHFAAHLEAVGRRNADFDHVYRTMTFSRQSNLFNAGAAGASSAVQMVRGANATGANSVEGMPELSEADMVVFLGDFNYRLDDVSYDEARDFISQRSFDWLRERDQLRAEMEAGNVFQGMREAVITFAPTYKFDKHVAGLSGYDSGEKKRIPAWCDRILYRDSRRTLGSECSLECPVISSVSRYESCMDVTDSDHKPVICLFTVEIAHIDESVRRQEFGDIVRSNEEVRCKLQELCKIPETIVSTNNIILQNQDTSILRITNKCTESIALFEIVCQGESTIKDDGQASYHHPRGSFGFPRWLQVTPAAGIIKPDHVAEVSVHIEAFHTQEEFVDGVPQNWWCEDDRDKEALLVVKVHGRYTMETRNHRIRVRHCCSTKMRKTDPKPRDSVQTQGNLLHRADYQKLSVSFDVVDHLRNLHSP from the exons ATGGACGCCAACGACGACGTTCCCGATCTTAGTCCCAGAATCTTCGACCGTTACGCCTCCTCTTCTGACGATGATTCGCATCCCTCTTACCCTTCCCTCCACTCCACCAACCGACGCCTCGACTACATGATCCAATTCCTTGACCGCAATCTTCTACCGCAAAACACCTCTCGTCCCAAACCCTCCCTACCTGAGTTTGTGGCTAAAGGCGGTGGCCAAGGCATTTTCACCCTGCCTGATCGCAAACCCCTCCACCCTAATCGCCCTCCCTACCTCCAGCTTCGACCACATCCCCTCAGGGAGACCCAATTCGGCCGCTTCTTGAAAACGATTGCCTCTACCGACGGGCAGCTTTGGGCCGGCAGCGAGAGCGGCGCTGTCAGGGTTTGGGAATTGAAAGATTTATACGAGGAAGGGGAGGAGGAGGAGGCTGCGCCGTTTAGGGAGTCGTCGGCGATATTATCGAATGGGAACGGGAATGGGAATGCGGCGGTGATGTGTATGGTGGGGGATGAGGGGAATGGAGTTGTCTGGAGTGGGCATAAGGATGGAAAGATCAGAGGCTGGAAGATGGATTGTGAGAGTGGTGGGTTTAAGGAAGGGTGGTGTTGGCAGGCTCATCGCGGCCCCGTGCTTTCCGTTGTTTTCACTTGTTATG GGGATTTGTGGTCTGGTTCAGAAGGGGGTAATATCAGGATTTGGCCATGGGAATCTATTAACAATGCGCTCTCTCTGTCAATGGAAGAACGGCATATGGCTTCTTCGTTAATGGGGAAATCATTTATTGACCTTAGGAGTCAAGTCGCTGTAAATGGCTTCAGTTCTATATTAAATTCAGATATCAAGTGCCTTCTGTCAGATAATATTCGAGCTAAAGTATGGAGTTCTGGTTATCTTTCTTTTGCATTGTG ggATGCTCGGACGAGGGAGTTACTCAAAGTTTTCAACATTGACGGTCAAATTGAAAATAGAGCAGATTTGTCATTGGTTCCTGACTTTGCCATGGAAGATGAGATAAAGATGAAGATTGTTGCAAGTTCAAAGAAGGAGAAAACACAAAGTTCCTTTGGTTTCTTTCAGCAGTCACGTAATGCCATAATGGGAGCAGCTGATGCTGTTCGTCGAGTTGCAGCAAAAGGGGGCTTTCTTGATGATAGTCGGAGGATTGAAGCACTCACAATAACTATTGACGGGATGATTTGGGTTGGCTGTGCGAATGGTATGCTTATTCAGTGGGATGGAAATGGAAATCGTATTCAAGATATTCAGCCTCATCCTTCTGCGGTTCTATGCTTATGCAGCTTCAGATCAAAAATATGGGCTGGTTATGCAAGTGGCACTGTCCATGCTCTAGACCTTGATGGTAATAAGCTTGGAGAATGGGTTGCTCACAGCAGTCCTGTACTGAAGATGGCCATTGGCGCTGGTTATATCTACACCCTGGCAAAGCATGGTGGTATACGTGGATGGAGTATCACATCCCCTGGACCTCTTGATGGCATATTGTATTCTGAATTGACTGCAAAAGGATTTCTATATACAAGGATGGAAAATTTAACTATATTAACTGGTACATGGAATGTTGCGCAAGGGCGAGCATCTAAGGGCTCGCTTGAATCTTGGCTACATTCTGCTGTTTCAGATGTTGGAATTATTGTTATTGGATTGCAAGAAGTTGAAATGGGTGCAGGTTTTCTTGCAATGTCTGCAGTGAGAGAATCT GTGGGGCGTGACGGGAGTGCTGTTGGACAGTGGTGGTTGGATATGATAGATGAAACATTGCATGATATGATGGAAAGAAAATCACAGGATGTGATGGGAAAGCAATCGCATCAGTGGAGAAAATTTGAGCGTGTTGGATCTAGGCAGTTGGCAGGCATGCTTATTGCTGTTTG GGTCAAGGATAATCTTAAACCAGATGTTGGGGATATTGATGCTGCTGCAGTCCCATGCGGCTTTGGGCGTGCGATTGGTAACAAG GGAGCTGTTGGTTTAAGACTGAGAGTGTATGATAGAATCTTTTGCTTTGTTAATTGTCACTTTGCTGCTCATTTGGAAGCTGTCGGTCGTCGCAATGCTGATTTTGACCATGTATATCGTACAATGACGTTTAGTCGACAATCTAATCTCTTCAATGCTGGCGCTG CTGGTGCGTCATCGGCCGTTCAAATGGTTCGTGGAGCTAAT GCTACGGGTGCCAACTCTGTTGAAGGAATGCCTGAATTATCTGAAGCAGACATGGTTGTATTTCTTGGCGATTTTAATTATCGGCTTGATGATGTGTCATATGATGAAGCAAGAGATTTTATATCTCAAAGAAGCTTTGATTGGCTCAGAGAAAGGGATCAACTCCGAGCAGAGATGGAAGCTGGAAATGTTTTCCAGGGAATGCGGGAAGCAGTTATTACTTTTGCTCCCACATACAAATTTGATAAACATGTAGCTGGTTTATCAG GCTACGATTCTGGTGAAAAGAAGCGCATTCCCGCCTGGTGTGACAGAATCTTATATCGTGATAGCCGGCGAACATTGGGATCTGAATGCAGTTTAGAGTGTCCTGTTATCTCTTCAGTATCACG GTACGAGTCTTGCATGGATGTGACAGACAGTGATCACAAACCTGTCATTTGCTTATTTACTGTTGAAATTGCTCATATTGATGAGTCAGTAAGGAGACAAGAATTTGGAGATATAGTGAGATCAAATGAGGAAGTTAGATGCAAGCTTCAAGAATTATGCAAAATTCCAGAAACAATTGTCAGCACCAACAATATAATCCTCCAAAACCAGGACACATCAATTTTGCGCATCACAAATAAATGCACAGAAAGCATTGCTTTGTTTGAAATAGTTTGTCAAGGTGAATCTACAATCAAGGATGATGGACAGGCATCATATCATCATCCAAGAGGTTCCTTTGGCTTTCCACGATGGCTTCAG GTTACTCCAGCTGCTGGCATAATTAAACCAGATCATGTAGCAGAGGTATCAGTTCATATTGAGGCATTCCACACCCAGGAAGAGTTTGTCGATGGTGTTCCACAAAATTGGTGGTGTGAAGACGACCGAGATAAGGAAGCTCTATTGGTGGTTAAAGTTCATGGCAGGTATACGATGGAGACAAGGAATCATCGGATCCGTGTTCGTCATTGCTGTTCAACCAAAATGAGAAAGACAGATCCTAAGCCTAGAGATTCTGTACAAACTCAAGGAAATCTCCTTCACCGTGCTGATTATCAAAAGCTTAGTGTTTCCTTTGATGTGGTTGATCATCTCCGGAATTTGCATAGTCCATAA
- the LOC108456982 gene encoding type II inositol polyphosphate 5-phosphatase 15-like isoform X1 codes for MDANDDVPDLSPRIFDRYASSSDDDSHPSYPSLHSTNRRLDYMIQFLDRNLLPQNTSRPKPSLPEFVAKGGGQGIFTLPDRKPLHPNRPPYLQLRPHPLRETQFGRFLKTIASTDGQLWAGSESGAVRVWELKDLYEEGEEEEAAPFRESSAILSNGNGNGNAAVMCMVGDEGNGVVWSGHKDGKIRGWKMDCESGGFKEGWCWQAHRGPVLSVVFTCYGDLWSGSEGGNIRIWPWESINNALSLSMEERHMASSLMGKSFIDLRSQVAVNGFSSILNSDIKCLLSDNIRAKVWSSGYLSFALWDARTRELLKVFNIDGQIENRADLSLVPDFAMEDEIKMKIVASSKKEKTQSSFGFFQQSRNAIMGAADAVRRVAAKGGFLDDSRRIEALTITIDGMIWVGCANGMLIQWDGNGNRIQDIQPHPSAVLCLCSFRSKIWAGYASGTVHALDLDGNKLGEWVAHSSPVLKMAIGAGYIYTLAKHGGIRGWSITSPGPLDGILYSELTAKGFLYTRMENLTILTGTWNVAQGRASKGSLESWLHSAVSDVGIIVIGLQEVEMGAGFLAMSAVRESVGRDGSAVGQWWLDMIDETLHDMMERKSQDVMGKQSHQWRKFERVGSRQLAGMLIAVWVKDNLKPDVGDIDAAAVPCGFGRAIGNKGAVGLRLRVYDRIFCFVNCHFAAHLEAVGRRNADFDHVYRTMTFSRQSNLFNAGAGMVLYLLLCCTLACSIYLFWLVYRSSLPLVLSIAAGASSAVQMVRGANATGANSVEGMPELSEADMVVFLGDFNYRLDDVSYDEARDFISQRSFDWLRERDQLRAEMEAGNVFQGMREAVITFAPTYKFDKHVAGLSGYDSGEKKRIPAWCDRILYRDSRRTLGSECSLECPVISSVSRYESCMDVTDSDHKPVICLFTVEIAHIDESVRRQEFGDIVRSNEEVRCKLQELCKIPETIVSTNNIILQNQDTSILRITNKCTESIALFEIVCQGESTIKDDGQASYHHPRGSFGFPRWLQVTPAAGIIKPDHVAEVSVHIEAFHTQEEFVDGVPQNWWCEDDRDKEALLVVKVHGRYTMETRNHRIRVRHCCSTKMRKTDPKPRDSVQTQGNLLHRADYQKLSVSFDVVDHLRNLHSP; via the exons ATGGACGCCAACGACGACGTTCCCGATCTTAGTCCCAGAATCTTCGACCGTTACGCCTCCTCTTCTGACGATGATTCGCATCCCTCTTACCCTTCCCTCCACTCCACCAACCGACGCCTCGACTACATGATCCAATTCCTTGACCGCAATCTTCTACCGCAAAACACCTCTCGTCCCAAACCCTCCCTACCTGAGTTTGTGGCTAAAGGCGGTGGCCAAGGCATTTTCACCCTGCCTGATCGCAAACCCCTCCACCCTAATCGCCCTCCCTACCTCCAGCTTCGACCACATCCCCTCAGGGAGACCCAATTCGGCCGCTTCTTGAAAACGATTGCCTCTACCGACGGGCAGCTTTGGGCCGGCAGCGAGAGCGGCGCTGTCAGGGTTTGGGAATTGAAAGATTTATACGAGGAAGGGGAGGAGGAGGAGGCTGCGCCGTTTAGGGAGTCGTCGGCGATATTATCGAATGGGAACGGGAATGGGAATGCGGCGGTGATGTGTATGGTGGGGGATGAGGGGAATGGAGTTGTCTGGAGTGGGCATAAGGATGGAAAGATCAGAGGCTGGAAGATGGATTGTGAGAGTGGTGGGTTTAAGGAAGGGTGGTGTTGGCAGGCTCATCGCGGCCCCGTGCTTTCCGTTGTTTTCACTTGTTATG GGGATTTGTGGTCTGGTTCAGAAGGGGGTAATATCAGGATTTGGCCATGGGAATCTATTAACAATGCGCTCTCTCTGTCAATGGAAGAACGGCATATGGCTTCTTCGTTAATGGGGAAATCATTTATTGACCTTAGGAGTCAAGTCGCTGTAAATGGCTTCAGTTCTATATTAAATTCAGATATCAAGTGCCTTCTGTCAGATAATATTCGAGCTAAAGTATGGAGTTCTGGTTATCTTTCTTTTGCATTGTG ggATGCTCGGACGAGGGAGTTACTCAAAGTTTTCAACATTGACGGTCAAATTGAAAATAGAGCAGATTTGTCATTGGTTCCTGACTTTGCCATGGAAGATGAGATAAAGATGAAGATTGTTGCAAGTTCAAAGAAGGAGAAAACACAAAGTTCCTTTGGTTTCTTTCAGCAGTCACGTAATGCCATAATGGGAGCAGCTGATGCTGTTCGTCGAGTTGCAGCAAAAGGGGGCTTTCTTGATGATAGTCGGAGGATTGAAGCACTCACAATAACTATTGACGGGATGATTTGGGTTGGCTGTGCGAATGGTATGCTTATTCAGTGGGATGGAAATGGAAATCGTATTCAAGATATTCAGCCTCATCCTTCTGCGGTTCTATGCTTATGCAGCTTCAGATCAAAAATATGGGCTGGTTATGCAAGTGGCACTGTCCATGCTCTAGACCTTGATGGTAATAAGCTTGGAGAATGGGTTGCTCACAGCAGTCCTGTACTGAAGATGGCCATTGGCGCTGGTTATATCTACACCCTGGCAAAGCATGGTGGTATACGTGGATGGAGTATCACATCCCCTGGACCTCTTGATGGCATATTGTATTCTGAATTGACTGCAAAAGGATTTCTATATACAAGGATGGAAAATTTAACTATATTAACTGGTACATGGAATGTTGCGCAAGGGCGAGCATCTAAGGGCTCGCTTGAATCTTGGCTACATTCTGCTGTTTCAGATGTTGGAATTATTGTTATTGGATTGCAAGAAGTTGAAATGGGTGCAGGTTTTCTTGCAATGTCTGCAGTGAGAGAATCT GTGGGGCGTGACGGGAGTGCTGTTGGACAGTGGTGGTTGGATATGATAGATGAAACATTGCATGATATGATGGAAAGAAAATCACAGGATGTGATGGGAAAGCAATCGCATCAGTGGAGAAAATTTGAGCGTGTTGGATCTAGGCAGTTGGCAGGCATGCTTATTGCTGTTTG GGTCAAGGATAATCTTAAACCAGATGTTGGGGATATTGATGCTGCTGCAGTCCCATGCGGCTTTGGGCGTGCGATTGGTAACAAG GGAGCTGTTGGTTTAAGACTGAGAGTGTATGATAGAATCTTTTGCTTTGTTAATTGTCACTTTGCTGCTCATTTGGAAGCTGTCGGTCGTCGCAATGCTGATTTTGACCATGTATATCGTACAATGACGTTTAGTCGACAATCTAATCTCTTCAATGCTGGCGCTGGTATGGTGTTGTACCTGTTATTGTGTTGCACGCTTGCCTgctcaatatatttattttggctTGTTTATAGATCTAGCTTGCCATTGGTCCTTTCTATTGCAGCTGGTGCGTCATCGGCCGTTCAAATGGTTCGTGGAGCTAAT GCTACGGGTGCCAACTCTGTTGAAGGAATGCCTGAATTATCTGAAGCAGACATGGTTGTATTTCTTGGCGATTTTAATTATCGGCTTGATGATGTGTCATATGATGAAGCAAGAGATTTTATATCTCAAAGAAGCTTTGATTGGCTCAGAGAAAGGGATCAACTCCGAGCAGAGATGGAAGCTGGAAATGTTTTCCAGGGAATGCGGGAAGCAGTTATTACTTTTGCTCCCACATACAAATTTGATAAACATGTAGCTGGTTTATCAG GCTACGATTCTGGTGAAAAGAAGCGCATTCCCGCCTGGTGTGACAGAATCTTATATCGTGATAGCCGGCGAACATTGGGATCTGAATGCAGTTTAGAGTGTCCTGTTATCTCTTCAGTATCACG GTACGAGTCTTGCATGGATGTGACAGACAGTGATCACAAACCTGTCATTTGCTTATTTACTGTTGAAATTGCTCATATTGATGAGTCAGTAAGGAGACAAGAATTTGGAGATATAGTGAGATCAAATGAGGAAGTTAGATGCAAGCTTCAAGAATTATGCAAAATTCCAGAAACAATTGTCAGCACCAACAATATAATCCTCCAAAACCAGGACACATCAATTTTGCGCATCACAAATAAATGCACAGAAAGCATTGCTTTGTTTGAAATAGTTTGTCAAGGTGAATCTACAATCAAGGATGATGGACAGGCATCATATCATCATCCAAGAGGTTCCTTTGGCTTTCCACGATGGCTTCAG GTTACTCCAGCTGCTGGCATAATTAAACCAGATCATGTAGCAGAGGTATCAGTTCATATTGAGGCATTCCACACCCAGGAAGAGTTTGTCGATGGTGTTCCACAAAATTGGTGGTGTGAAGACGACCGAGATAAGGAAGCTCTATTGGTGGTTAAAGTTCATGGCAGGTATACGATGGAGACAAGGAATCATCGGATCCGTGTTCGTCATTGCTGTTCAACCAAAATGAGAAAGACAGATCCTAAGCCTAGAGATTCTGTACAAACTCAAGGAAATCTCCTTCACCGTGCTGATTATCAAAAGCTTAGTGTTTCCTTTGATGTGGTTGATCATCTCCGGAATTTGCATAGTCCATAA